cagcacagtgAAACTGGCTACCAGTGTGTTGGATTCCCTGCTCCCGAACCCCCACTGCAAAAAATGCCAGACTCCACGCTGGCTCCTCGTGCTTGGAAGAGAGAGTAAAAGAAACTGCCTCTCGCCAGCTTCTGCCCCCTTttccaggggtggtggtggtgctggctCTCCTGCTCCGGGGGAATGGAGAAAAGCAGGGTAAGGCAGGCCTGTGGGCTTTGAATTGAGGCAAGGGACACACCAGCACTCAGAACTAGTAAGGGAGGCTACTCTGGCTCATCCAGGCCCAGGGCAAGGTTTTGTAGGTGCTCATTTCTTGTTTCCATGGGTAACCTGTTGAGCAATGAAGTTTCCTTTCCTTAGCCCCCGGGTATAAAGGGCCCACTTACAGGACACTGCaagcagaaccaaccccagaACAACCATCAAGGAGAAAGGCTCTTCCTGCAGCAAGGAAGAGATGATCTCAGATTAAAACTGcgatacatttattttttttaaaagccactgtTCAATCCATGTCCACATCGTATTCAGTAAATCAGATATGTCCTTTCATGTTAGTACACACATTCATTCAACACTCACATGTTGTTCATAATTTCCAGTGTCCCTTTCACTCATTATTCAACCATAGGCTTTGATGTCTTACCTTGATCACCTCTGGGGCCTGCTGAATCAATGTGGGGACAGTGTCTTTGGTAGTAGCACCCATACTTCTCTGTACAGCTGGGAAGGACTGTGACGGAGTGGTTAAGGTTTCCTGAAGAATTTGCATCATTTCCTTCTCTTTGGATAAGCTTCCTTTGCCCATGTGGCATTCTACCAGTTCCTGGGCAAAATCCTCAATACTTTCCAGGATACGTAGTAGAAGGGCTTTGTCGTCTTCCTCCATTTTGTGGCCATTGGTTTCCACGGTCTTTGACAAAGGGGAAGTAGAGTTTTTGTCAGGAAATAAACAGACTTTATTTTTGGTTTCAAGAGCTAGTGGTAGGaccttcccaccctcttggccaaaGTCCTTCAGACATCCAGGATCGTTCTCCTTCACGGTGGGCTCCTTCAACGCGCTCTCCattttctgtgaaaagtgttccAAGTCCAACAGCAGCTTATCTATCTCATCCTGGTTGTTTTCCCTTGATTCTCTTTGTTCTCCTGAAGAAGTGCTAGCCCTGGAATCACTCATAAGAGAATCTGAGACTGGTTCTATAAAGGTGATTTTCTTAGAGGTCTGGGCAACAGCTTCAGCATGAACTCTGGCAGGTGCCTCTTTAAGGACTACAGTAAGATCTGGGCTTCCAGTTTTCTGTTGACTGCTCTCTAAACTCTCCCAGCTACCTTTATGTTCTGCCCTCTTTTCCTTGCCTAGTACTATCTCCCCATCTGACTCCTCTTCAATGTATAGCATTTCTATGGAAGACACACAATTGGAAGGGCTTACAGTTAGTAACTGAGGTACAGTAGAAGCATTTTTTACAGTTCTTGAGTTGTTCTGCTGGGTGCCACTGTGCAAGGAGTCTGAGGTAAAGCCCCCACTGTTAGTTTGGATAGGTTTTGGCGGGCTAGTTGTGCCAATCTCATGCTGGCCATCTTGCAGTTCTACAGTaagagagggtttttttatgGCGGATGGCAAATGCACAATATCCTCATACCTAGGAGGTTGCTCATTGCCAAATATTGGGGAAAAGGGAGCCTGCTGCAACCCATGCAAACTAGTAACCAGTTCTGCCAAGTCACTGAGTTCCACGTGACTGGGCTGCTTTAGTTCAATGGGGAGCTTTTTCAGGTAGGAAGAAAACCTAGTCATCAAATTCCTATAGATCATCTCAGAACTAGCCAGGGCGTCATTATCATTTCCCCCACTGATATCACCTGAAGATTTCTTTTTGATGCAGTGCTTGATGATATCTGTACATTTTTTCAGGTCCTCAGAGCATTTGAGCAGAATGTCCAAACACACTTTAATATCTCCACCAGAAGAGCTGTCCAGCTTGTGCTTTTCCAAAATCTGGGTGATAAAGCTCTCTTCAGAGAAGGCCTGGGTGGAGAGGGAAGTGGCAGTATTCACATTTCCCTCTGAAGAATTGCAGCTCTCCTGCCATTTCTCCCCAGCTGAGGGAGTCTGCAACAAGCCAAAGGGAGGGCAGTTCTCATCGTTGCTGAAGTGTCCATAAATCAAATCAAAATCAAGTGACCGTCTGCTGAATGATTCTGACCTcactttccttccttttctgtaGGTCACATGGCTGGAAGAGTTTTTGAGCCTTTCAAAGGAGAATTCCTTTATTTTACCACTGGCAAGATTTATAGCTTCCCCAGTGATATCTTTTAGACTGCAGGTGGCTTGCACTGAAGATCCCTTTTTGAGCCTTGGATTACTTGGGAGGATCTGCTGATAGTCTTCATTCCCAGCCAAAGTAAGCCCATTTTCAGGAGTTGGAAGTCTCTGGTCTAGATCTGCACCTCTGACATTAGATGCAGGGACTCGAAGTAGCTCTGCACAAATACTGTGGTGGGCCACTATGCACGCAACTCCTTGCTTGAACACCTGACAGGTTCCAGTGCAGTAATGCACAGTGTGCTGAAAGTGACAGTCTATCACGACACTGCTGTAACAGTTCACAGTAGTGACTACAAGCTGATAGGTTGCTGCCATAGCATGAATTCCCCTTAGCAGCGAGGCTCTGAAATTCACCACAAACTCAGAAGGTCCAACCGCCTCTTCAAACCCA
This DNA window, taken from Caretta caretta isolate rCarCar2 chromosome 9, rCarCar1.hap1, whole genome shotgun sequence, encodes the following:
- the PPP2R3A gene encoding serine/threonine-protein phosphatase 2A regulatory subunit B'' subunit alpha isoform X2, with the protein product MAATYQLVVTTVNCYSSVVIDCHFQHTVHYCTGTCQVFKQGVACIVAHHSICAELLRVPASNVRGADLDQRLPTPENGLTLAGNEDYQQILPSNPRLKKGSSVQATCSLKDITGEAINLASGKIKEFSFERLKNSSSHVTYRKGRKVRSESFSRRSLDFDLIYGHFSNDENCPPFGLLQTPSAGEKWQESCNSSEGNVNTATSLSTQAFSEESFITQILEKHKLDSSSGGDIKVCLDILLKCSEDLKKCTDIIKHCIKKKSSGDISGGNDNDALASSEMIYRNLMTRFSSYLKKLPIELKQPSHVELSDLAELVTSLHGLQQAPFSPIFGNEQPPRYEDIVHLPSAIKKPSLTVELQDGQHEIGTTSPPKPIQTNSGGFTSDSLHSGTQQNNSRTVKNASTVPQLLTVSPSNCVSSIEMLYIEEESDGEIVLGKEKRAEHKGSWESLESSQQKTGSPDLTVVLKEAPARVHAEAVAQTSKKITFIEPVSDSLMSDSRASTSSGEQRESRENNQDEIDKLLLDLEHFSQKMESALKEPTVKENDPGCLKDFGQEGGKVLPLALETKNKVCLFPDKNSTSPLSKTVETNGHKMEEDDKALLLRILESIEDFAQELVECHMGKGSLSKEKEMMQILQETLTTPSQSFPAVQRSMGATTKDTVPTLIQQAPEVIKGFQVSATIMRRPLPGSKHPLQSLKMRKQTFMKWGKLPRLLQSCHDDAAKFLYLLAKPNCNYLEQEDFIPLLQDVVETHPGLTFLKDAPEFHSRYITTVIQRIFYVVNRSWSGKITLMEMRKSNFLQTLALLEEEDDINQITDYFSYEHFYVIYCKFWELDTDHDLYISQKDLARYNDQALSTRIIERIFSGAVVRGNEAQKEGRLSYADFVWLLIAEEDKRSPTSIEYWFRCLDSDGDGVLSMYELEYFYEEQCERMEAMGIEPLPFHDLLCQMLDLVKPDGDGRVTLRDLKRCRMAHVFYNTFFNLEKYLDNEQRDPFAIQKDVENDGPEPSDWDRYAAEEYELLVAEESGNEQLQEGSFEEDYETDELLTPPETGDKLDKLVISDLSS
- the PPP2R3A gene encoding serine/threonine-protein phosphatase 2A regulatory subunit B'' subunit alpha isoform X1, which gives rise to MAATYQLVVTTVNCYSSVVIDCHFQHTVHYCTGTCQVFKQGVACIVAHHSICAELLRVPASNVRGADLDQRLPTPENGLTLAGNEDYQQILPSNPRLKKGSSVQATCSLKDITGEAINLASGKIKEFSFERLKNSSSHVTYRKGRKVRSESFSRRSLDFDLIYGHFSNDENCPPFGLLQTPSAGEKWQESCNSSEGNVNTATSLSTQAFSEESFITQILEKHKLDSSSGGDIKVCLDILLKCSEDLKKCTDIIKHCIKKKSSGDISGGNDNDALASSEMIYRNLMTRFSSYLKKLPIELKQPSHVELSDLAELVTSLHGLQQAPFSPIFGNEQPPRYEDIVHLPSAIKKPSLTVELQDGQHEIGTTSPPKPIQTNSGGFTSDSLHSGTQQNNSRTVKNASTVPQLLTVSPSNCVSSIEMLYIEEESDGEIVLGKEKRAEHKGSWESLESSQQKTGSPDLTVVLKEAPARVHAEAVAQTSKKITFIEPVSDSLMSDSRASTSSGEQRESRENNQDEIDKLLLDLEHFSQKMESALKEPTVKENDPGCLKDFGQEGGKVLPLALETKNKVCLFPDKNSTSPLSKTVETNGHKMEEDDKALLLRILESIEDFAQELVECHMGKGSLSKEKEMMQILQETLTTPSQSFPAVQRSMGATTKDTVPTLIQQAPEVIKVQNKQEKKPGTPSPAPLKSAISPRPLVTVNKVIINAPVSINIPRFYFPKGLPSVCNNHEETIARIEASFTEFEDEKANIYEMGKIAKVCGCPLYWKAPMFNAAGGERTGFVSVHSFVAMWRQLLQSCHDDAAKFLYLLAKPNCNYLEQEDFIPLLQDVVETHPGLTFLKDAPEFHSRYITTVIQRIFYVVNRSWSGKITLMEMRKSNFLQTLALLEEEDDINQITDYFSYEHFYVIYCKFWELDTDHDLYISQKDLARYNDQALSTRIIERIFSGAVVRGNEAQKEGRLSYADFVWLLIAEEDKRSPTSIEYWFRCLDSDGDGVLSMYELEYFYEEQCERMEAMGIEPLPFHDLLCQMLDLVKPDGDGRVTLRDLKRCRMAHVFYNTFFNLEKYLDNEQRDPFAIQKDVENDGPEPSDWDRYAAEEYELLVAEESGNEQLQEGSFEEDYETDELLTPPETGDKLDKLVISDLSS